A window from Fragaria vesca subsp. vesca linkage group LG5, FraVesHawaii_1.0, whole genome shotgun sequence encodes these proteins:
- the LOC101313514 gene encoding protein CutA 1, chloroplastic-like, which produces MEGPQGSSSTTVPSIVVYVTVPNKEVGKKLAESLVREKLAACVNIVPGIQSVYQWEGEVQTDSEELLIIKTRQSLFEALTEHVKSNHPYDVPEVIALPINAGSLNYLEWIKNSTRD; this is translated from the exons ATGGAAGGGCCTCAAGGGAGTAGCAGCACCACTGTACCAAGCATTGTTGTCTATGTCACTGTACCCAACAAAGAAGTAG GAAAGAAGTTAGCTGAAAGCTTGGTCAGAGAAAAACTTGCAGCATGTGTAAACATAGTACCAG GCATTCAGTCTGTGTATCAGTGGGAAGGTGAG GTACAGACAGATTCAGAGGAGCTTCTTATAATCAAGACCAGACAATCCCTTTTTGAAGCTCTCACAGAGCATGTCAAGTCAAACCATCCATATGA TGTCCCAGAAGTTATTGCCTTGCCCATCAACGCAGGCAGTCTCAACTACCTAGAATGGATCAAGAACAGCACAAGGGACTGA
- the LOC101305081 gene encoding TMV resistance protein N-like, translating to MASSSSSTHCFRYDVFVSFRGQDTRNSFTSHLLKALDGKKVVAYMDYKLENGVEIAPALLKAIEESRISVIIFSENYASSPWCLDELVHILECKEKYQQFVIPVFYRVNPSHVRYQRKSYAAAFAKHEAGGDKMDEVLKWKSALTIAANLSGFDSDTISNESELVEGILKAILMKLDRQSSSDLKGLVGVESRIQKIESLICNSPPQVQVRTVGIWGMGGIGKTTLAGAVYSRLSSHFEASCFLANVREESEKCGINHLRNELLRELLKEQSLSIGTPFLGSTFVNKRLSRAKIFIVLDDVSDLNQLEYLVGVQVQFGPGSRIIITTRDKQLLREMQVLRKGADHDVKVYEVQKLNCNEALQLFHMNASQRFNLGADSAAFLRAVVDYAAGIPLALQIWGSLFRRCKSQQERDCLLNKLRKFPNQKLLNVYRVSYDALDENEREIFLNIACFHKEEAIDDARRQLDACGLFADSGIKTLIDMSLIQIKNKYGNRNFLWMHDVIQEMGWAIVHEQCPEEPGKRSRLWNLDDVCHVLGRNTGTEKVHSISVNLSKIKELNLRTPDFTKMYNLRFLRFYRRYHVKQCNVRLNLKSLPSSLRYLCWPAYPLKSLPPKFSSENLVEISMPNSQLQRLWNEGQNPRNLKRIDLRDCKQLVEVPDLSKSVNIETIDLPGCLQLVEVPSYFKVLHKLGSLNLSHCLNLKILSDMPHNMRFLNLDSTAVEELPTSIFSLEKLVELNLECCEGIKNLPNSSWKLNSLTSLYLCGTSIEGLPLSIDCLSSVASIQLKFCKRLVSLPTSIYKLKSLERLSLEGCSSFRNFPEILEPMKRLEDLSLSLTEIKELPYSIENLVGLKTLRLYECKSLESLPSSIYKLNLTIFALDGCCRLKRMPPSSAILWSSIRGLDLHGCLALKEIPDCIYSLTSIWRLDLSESMIESISPAIKQASGLRFLYVSNCKCLQFLPELPYLLKVFDASGCTKLETVSRSMTVPTEGLDEICESGLLDHHEQHLFYDCLNLDENARSNIVDDAHLRIMRTATANHRLSLLKKFQSEGSAFQEENSPSVAVVCPGNELPKWLSYQTEGSSIQINLPLTWCPDANFLGIALCAVVTIHKPCWLDYGFKFTFKTVKGENHQFDRCARTYEKVRTGWGDQESDHLFVWYDRLEKVWTTDFNNATEAFFDLFVQNRRPAGGEQSAVGYCSVKRCGICLLSDAQMLLNVKSIKM from the exons ATGGCTTCTTCATCTTCTTCTACACATTGCTTTAGATATGATGTCTTTGTTAGTTTCAGAGGTCAGGACACCCGCAATTCTTTTACCAGCCATCTTCTTAAGGCTTTAGATGGTAAGAAAGTTGTCGCCTATATGGATTACAAACTTGAGAATGGAGTTGAAATTGCACCTGCCCTCCTGAAAGCAATTGAAGAATCAAGGATTTCTGTCATTATTTTCTCCGAGAACTATGCTTCTTCACCATGGTGTTTGGATGAACTTGTGCATATACTGGAATGCAAGGAAAAATATCAACAGTTTGTTATACCTGTTTTTTATAGAGTAAATCCGTCACATGTTCGATACCAGAGGAAGAGTTACGCAGCTGCATTTGCTAAACACGAAGCAGGTGGTGATAAGATGGACGAAGTGCTCAAGTGGAAGAGTGCTTTGACAATAGCAGCCAACCTATCAGGGTTTGATTCAGACACTATTAG TAATGAGTCTGAACTAGTTGAGGGAATCCTCAAAGCTATTTTGATGAAATTGGATCGTCAATCCTCAAGTGATTTGAAGGGCTTGGTTGGGGTTGAAAGTCGCATTCAGAAAATAGAATCATTAATTTGCAATTCACCACCACAGGTTCAAGTTCGAACAGTAGGTATTTGGGGTATGGGCGGTATAGGAAAGACCACCCTTGCTGGTGCTGTATATAGTAGACTCTCTTCTCATTTTGAAGCTTCCTGTTTTCTTGCAAATGTTCGGGAAGAATCAGAAAAATGTGGAATAAACCATTTGCGAAATGAACTTCTTCGTGAGTTATTGAAGGAACAGAGTTTAAGTATCGGCACTCCATTTCTAGGATCAACATTTGTTAACAAGAGGCTCTCTCGTGCAAAAATCTTCATTGTTCTTGATGATGTCAGTGATCTAAACCAATTAGAATATTTGGTTGGAGTTCAAGTTCAGTTTGGCCCTGGCAGTAGAATCATCATAACAACTAGAGACAAGCAGCTACTTAGAGAGATGCAAGTACTTAGGAAAGGAGCTGACCATGATGTTAAGGTATACGAGGTGCAGAAATTAAACTGTAATGAAGCACTTCAGCTTTTCCATATGAATGCTTCTCAAAGATTCAATTTGGGAGCCGACTCTGCAGCTTTTCTAAGGGCAGTGGTGGATTATGCTGCAGGCATTCCATTAGCACTACAGATTTGGGGTTCCTTATTTCGTCGATGCAAGAGCCAGCAAGAAAGGGATTGTCTATTGAATAAATTGAGAAAGTTTCCTAACCAAAAGCTACTGAATGTGTATAGAGTAAGTTATGATGCATTAGATGAAAATGAGAGGGAGATATTTCTCAATATTGCATGTTTCCATAAAGAGGAGGCAATTGATGATGCAAGGAGGCAACTAGATGCCTGTGGTTTATTTGCGGATAGTGGCATTAAAACTCTCATTGATATGTCTCTCATACAAATCAAAAACAAGTATGGCAACCGCAATTTCCTATGGATGCATGATGTGATACAAGAAATGGGTTGGGCGATTGTTCATGAACAATGTCCTGAAGAACCTGGCAAGCGGAGTAGGTTGTGGAACCTTGATGATGTCTGTCATGTGTTGGGAAGAAATACT GGAACTGAAAAGGTTCACAGCATATCAGTAAACCTATCTAAGATAAAAGAGCTCAACTTGAGGACTCCAGACTTCACAAAGATGTATAATCTAAGATTCCTAAGGTTTTATAGGCGCTACCATGTTAAGCAATGCAATGTGCGCCTTAACCTAAAGTCTCTTCCTAGCTCCCTTAGATATCTCTGCTGGCCTGCATACCCTTTAAAATCTTTGCCACCAAAATTTTCGTCTGAAAATCTTGTCGAGATTTCTATGCCCAACAGCCAACTCCAGAGACTTTGGAATGAAGGACAG AATCCTAGGAACTTAAAAAGAATTGATCTTAGAGACTGCAAGCAGCTGGTTGAAGTTCCAGATCTCTCAAAGAGTGTAAACATTGAGACTATAGATCTTCCAGGCTGTTTACAGTTGGTTGAAGTTCCTTCGTATTTCAAAGTTCTTCACAAGCTTGGTTCTCTGAATCTGAGTCATTGCTTGAATCTTAAAATTCTTTCAGATATGCCACACAATATGAGGTTCTTAAATTTAGATAGTACTGCAGTAGAAGAGTTGCCTACATCGATTTTCTCTCTAGAAAAGCTTGTTGAATTGAACCTTGAATGTTGTGAGGGTATTAAAAATCTTCCAAACAGCAGTTGGAAGTTGAACTCCCTCACATCTCTTTATTTGTGTGGGACAAGTATAGAAGGATTGCCATTATCTATTGACTGTCTCTCTTCTGTCGCATCCATTCAGTTGAAATTTTGCAAAAGGCTTGTGAGTCTTCCAACTAGCATATATAAGTTGAAGTCTCTTGAGAGACTTTCTCTTGAAGGATGCTCTAGCTTCAGGAACTTCCCAGAAATCTTAGAGCCTATGAAACGCCTGGAGGATCTTAGTTTAAGTCTAACAGAAATCAAAGAGCTACCCTATTCTATTGAAAATCTAGTTGGGCTTAAAACATTAAGGTTATATGAGTGCAAAAGCCTGGAGTCTCTCCCAAGTAGCATCTACAAGTTAAACCTTACAATTTTCGCACTTGATGGATGTTGCAGACTGAAAAGAATGCCTCCCTCGTCAGCCATATTGTGGTCTTCGATACGTGGTCTAGACCTGCATGGTTGTCTAGCATTAAAAGAAATTCCTGATTGCATTTATAGTTTGACCTCAATCTGGAGATTAGATCTGAGTGAAAGCATGATTGAGAGCATATCTCCTGCCATCAAACAAGCGTCTGGCCTCAGGTTCCTATATGTAAGTAACTGCAAGTGTCTGCAATTTTTACCAGAGCTCCCATATCTTCTAAAAGTGTTTGATGCAAGTGGCTGCACGAAGCTTGAGACAGTGTCACGCTCGATGACTGTACCCACAGAAGGTTTGGATGAAATATGTGAAAGTGGTCTACTTGATCATCATGAGCAACATTTATTTTATGATTGCTTAAATTTGGATGAGAATGCCCGGAGCAACATTGTGGATGATGCACATCTTAGAATTATGCGAACGGCAACTGCCAATCATCGTCTAAGTCTCCTCAAG AAATTTCAATCTGAAGGATCAGCATTTCAGGAGGAAAACTCTCCTTCAGTTGCTGTTGTATGTCCAGGGAATGAACTTCCAAAATGGTTGAGCTATCAAACTGAAGGATCCTCAATCCAAATCAATCTTCCTCTAACTTGGTGTCCTGATGCAAATTTTTTGGGTATAGCTCTTTGTGCTGTTGTTACAATCCATAAGCCATGTTGGTTAGATTATGGCTTTAAGTTCACTTTCAAAACTGTTAAAGGTGAAAACCATCAGTTTGACCGTTGCGCTCGTACTTATGAGAAGGTTCGGACAGGTTGGGGAGATCAAGAATCAGATCACTTGTTTGTGTGGTATGATAGACTTGAAAAGGTGTGGACGACTGATTTTAACAATGCCACTGAAGCCTTCTTTGACTTGTTTGTACAAAATAGGAGGCCTGCTGGTGGAGAGCAGTCCGCTGTGGGATACTGTAGTGTGAAAAGGTGTGGAATATGCCTGCTGTCTGATGCCCAAATGTTATTAAATGTCAAGTCCATCAAGATGTAG
- the LOC101314089 gene encoding laccase-14-like, with translation MKPQKNCSILSTEILGFLFLLVLFISSVAGEVHFYDFIVREKNFTKLCLTKSILVVNDGFPGPEIRVHKGDTVYVNVHNQGDYGLTIHWHGIKQPRNPWSDGPEYITQCPIPPGTNFTYEVILSTEEGTLWWHAHSEWTRATVHGAIVILPSAGTTYPFPQPDEDETIIIASWYEGDIKELYDEAMDDGSDLPHSDAYTINGEPGDFCACSKETTYRRTVDYGKTYLLRIVNANMNAEHFFAVAEHNLTVVGLDGSYVKPIETSCIVISAGQVMDVLLKANQSPGQYYMAARQYSSEDAEVTGFDHVNVTAILEYRGNYTYQTSPSFPTSLPMYLESPAAISFTNRIRSLATPEYPIDVPLNVTTKMFITASMNDLPCTHPGCETTEQISSSLNNVSWMNPTSDVLQAYYRNISGVYTTDFPDQPPTFYNFTEETFVDDIVFTVQGTKVKMLNYNESVQIVFQGTNVMKGSVNHPMHMHGYSFYVVGFGYGNYDDEADPKGFNFVDPPKVTTFAIPKTGWLAIRFTASNPGVWFWHCHLDRHLSWGMDTAFIVKNGSTTETSIRPPPLYMPPCEPHLNSRIKNSHEIIL, from the exons ATGAAACCCCAGAAGAATTGTTCGATATTATCGACAGAGATTCTGGGGTTTCTCTTTCTTCTTGTGCTGTTCATCTCCTCTGTCGCCGGCGAAGTGCATTTCTATGATTTCATT GTAAGGGAGAAAAACTTCACCAAACTGTGTTTAACAAAGAGCATCTTAGTCGTAAATGATGGTTTTCCAGGTCCAGAGATACGAGTTCACAAAGGGGATACTGTGTACGTTAATGTTCATAACCAAGGAGATTATGGTCTCACTATTCACTG GCATGGGATAAAACAACCAAGAAATCCGTGGTCAGATGGTCCAGAATACATCACGCAGTGCCCAATTCCTCCCGGAACAAATTTCACATACGAAGTAATATTATCCACTGAAGAAGGAACTTTATGGTGGCATGCTCATAGTGAATGGACAAGAGCCACGGTTCATGGTGCGATTGTCATCTTACCAAGTGCTGGAACCACATATCCATTTCCTCAACCGGATGAAGATGAGACCATTATAATCG CATCATGGTACGAGGGAGATATCAAAGAACTATATGATGAAGCTATGGATGATGGTAGCGACTTGCCCCATTCAGATGCTTATACTATAAATGGCGAACCAGGAGATTTTTGTGCATGCTCCAAAG AAACAACATATCGTCGAACAGTTGATTACGGCAAGACCTATCTTCTTCGTATAGTCAACGCAAACATGAACGCCGAACACTTCTTTGCAGTTGCAGAACACAATCTCACCGTTGTTGGCCTAGACGGATCATATGTAAAGCCCATAGAGACATCCTGCATAGTCATAAGTGCTGGACAAGTAATGGATGTTCTTCTCAAAGCAAACCAATCTCCAGGCCAATACTATATGGCTGCTAGACAATACTCGAGTGAGGATGCAGAAGTAACTGGCTTTGACCATGTAAATGTTACTGCAATCCTTGAATACAGAGGCAACTACACATATCAAACATCTCCTTCATTTCCAACTTCTCTTCCCATGTACTTGGAATCTCCAGCAGCAATAAGCTTCACCAACCGGATTAGAAGCTTGGCGACCCCCGAATACCCTATCGATGTCCCGTTAAATGTTACTACTAAAATGTTTATTACAGCTTCTATGAATGATCTTCCTTGTACACATCCAGGTTGCGAAACAACCGAACAAATCTCTTCGAGCTTGAATAATGTTAGCTGGATGAACCCAACATCAGATGTCCTCCAAGCCTACTACAG GAACATAAGTGGGGTTTACACAACAGATTTCCCAGACCAGCCTCCTACTTTTTATAACTTCACAGAGGAAACTTTTGTGGATGATATTGTGTTCACTGTGCAAGGAACAAAGGTGAAGATGTTGAATTATAACGAATCAGTTCAAATTGTGTTCCAAGGGACTAATGTGATGAAGGGCTCTGTTAATCATCCAATGCATATGCATGGATATAGCTTCTACGTGGTTGGATTTGGTTATGGAAACTATGACGATGAGGCTGATCCCAAGGGGTTTAATTTTGTTGATCCTCCTAAAGTAACTACCTTTGCAATTCCTAAAACTGGTTGGTTAGCAATCAGATTTACAGCTAGTAATCCTG GAGTGTGGTTTTGGCATTGTCATTTAGACAGGCACTTGAGTTGGGGTATGGACACTGCTTTCATAGTCAAGAATGGGAGCACTACTGAGACTAGCATTCGCCCACCCCCACTTTACATGCCTCCATGTGAGCCTCACTTGAATTCTCGGATCAAAAATAGTCATGAGATCATTCTATAG
- the LOC101313215 gene encoding cyclin-D3-1-like yields the protein MAPSFDCAVSSLLCAEDNLFDDNDFGSLRVEVESEEVSRNHQRNHNQNRGFDHDDEEDGLPLQSSDEYLTSVIEKESHHLPRMDYLKRLQSGDLDLGARNEAVDWIRKANAHFSFGPLCQYLSLSYLDRFLSAYEIPNGKAWTMQLLAVACLSLAAKMDEIDVPLSLDLQVAESKYVFEARTIQRMELLVLSTLRWRMQSVTPFSFIDSFLLKLNEDQIPPKASTFKAVQLILSTTKGIDFLEFKPSEVAAAVAISVAGESKALDHTETAISVLIQHVDLEKERVVKCVNLIQEVGLMSGVFKYGSGSVHSVPQSPIGVLDVACFSYKSDDHTTVGSCANSFHNGSDTKRRKLNRPYEVEL from the exons ATGGCACCCAGTTTTGACTGTGCAGTTTCAAGCCTGCTTTGCGCAGAAGACAACCTTTTTGATGATAATGATTTTGGGTCTTTGAGGGTTGAGGTTGAGTCTGAGGAGGTTAGTAGGAATCATCAAAGAAACCATAATCAAAACCGGGGCTTTGATCATGATGATGAAGAAGATGGGTTGCCATTGCAGAGTAGTGATGAGTATTTGACTTCTGTTATTGAAAAGGAATCACACCACTTGCCTCGTATGGATTACTTGAAGAGATTGCAAAGCGGGGATTTGGACCTTGGGGCTAGAAATGAGGCTGTTGATTGGATTCGAAAG GCAAATGCCCATTTCAGCTTTGGACCTCTGTGTCAATATCTATCTCTAAGCTACTTGGATCGTTTCCTTTCCGCCTATGAAATACCT AATGGCAAAGCTTGGACTATGCAATTGCTGGCTGTGGCATGTTTGTCCCTTGCAGCCAAGATGGACGAGATTGATGTCCCACTCTCCCTTGATTTGCAG GTGGCCGAGTCAAAATATGTATTTGAGGCTAGAACTATTCAAAGAATGGAGCTACTGGTTTTGAGCACATTGAGATGGAGAATGCAATCAGTTACTCCATTTTCATTCATAGATTCCTTCCTCCTCAAGCTCAATGAGGATCAAATCCCACCTAAAGCTTCAACCTTTAAAGCAGTTCAACTTATTCTGAGCACAACCAAGG GAATTGACTTCTTGGAATTTAAACCTTCAGAGGTTGCAGCAGCAGTGGCCATTTCTGTAGCAGGAGAAAGCAAAGCATTAGATCACACTGAGACAGCAATCTCTGTGCTCATCCAACATGTAGACTTAGAAAAG GAGAGAGTGGTAAAGTGTGTAAATTTGATTCAAGAGGTGGGATTAATGAGTGGGGTCTTCAAGTATGGTAGTGGTTCAGTGCACTCTGTGCCACAAAGCCCCATTGGGGTGTTGGATGTTGCATGTTTCAGCTATAAAAGTGATGATCACACCACAGTTGGGTCATGTGCAAATTCTTTTCATAATGGCTCAGATACCAAAAGAAGGAAGCTAAACAGACCATATGAAGTGGAGTTATAG
- the LOC101313803 gene encoding cytochrome P450 716B1-like, with protein sequence MNTLFAVFLFLIPIFLLHTRRKKSSERLPPGSLGLPLIGQSLGLLRAMRANTAEKWLEQRIKKYGPVSKLSLFGKPTVFIHGQAANKFVFTANGSTISSKQTESIRRILGERSLFELSAEDHKRVRSALMLFLKPESLKQYVEKMDEEIRNHLEMHWHGKQQVTVLPLMKNLTFNIICSLLFGLERGTRRDEFVECFQTMMEGMWSVPVNLPFTRYNSSLKASKRVQNMLKELIREKRVQLEQRKASPQQDLVTCFLSIRNDEGKEELTELEMVHNVMVVMVAGHDTSSILITFLLRLLANEPAVYAHLLQEQEEIARSKSAGEFLTWEDLAKMKYTWRVAQETLRVTPPIFGSFRTAMKDIEFGGYLIPKGWQIFWAAHMTHMNDSIFPEPSKFDPSRFEKQVLPPYCFVGFGGGPRICPGYEFARIETLIAMHHMVTRFTWKLTADDQFSRDPMPVPTQGLPLEIMPRTRL encoded by the exons ATGAACACCCTCTTCGCAGTCTTCCTCTTCCTCATTCCCATATTCCTTCTCCATACAAGAAGAAAAAAGTCATCGGAAAGACTTCCGCCGGGTTCATTAGGACTACCCCTGATAGGGCAGAGCCTTGGTCTTCTTCGAGCCATGCGTGCCAACACTGCTGAGAAATGGCTTGAACAAAGGATCAAAAAGTACGGTCCAGTTTCAAAGCTAAGCCTCTTTGGCAAGCCAACAGTCTTTATCCATGGACAAGCTGCAAACAAGTTTGTATTCACCGCTAACGGCAGCACCATTTCCAGCAAACAGACTGAGTCTATTCGTAGAATTTTAGGGGAACGGAGTTTATTTGAGCTGAGTGCCGAGGATCACAAGCGTGTGAGAAGTGCTCTTATGCTGTTCTTAAAGCCTGAGTCACTGAAGCAATATGTGGAGAAAATGGATGAAGAAATCAGGAACCACCTTGAAATGCATTGGCATGGAAAACAACAAGTAACA GTCTTGCCCCTGATGAAGAACCTTACTTTCAACATAATATGCTCTCTACTGTTTGGTCTTGAACGGGGAACTCGCAGAGACGAATTCGTGGAGTGTTTCCAAACAATGATGGAAGGAATGTGGTCAGTGCCAGTTAACTTGCCGTTCACGCGTTACAACAGCAGCCTCAAGGCAAGCAAGAGGGTTCAAAACATGCTTAAGGAACTTATACGCGAAAAGAGGGTACAGCTTGAGCAAAGAAAAGCTTCTCCACAACAAGACCTCGTCACTTGCTTCCTCAGCATCCGAAATGATGAAGGTAAAGAAGAATTAACAGAACTGGAGATGGTGCACAATGTCATGGTAGTCATGGTTGCAGGACATGACACTTCATCGATTCTGATTACGTTCCTTTTGCGGCTTCTAGCTAATGAACCAGCTGTTTATGCACACCTTCTTCAAG AGCAGGAAGAAATAGCTAGAAGCAAATCGGCAGGAGAGTTTCTAACATGGGAAGACCTTGCCAAAATGAAATACACATGGAGAGTAGCACAGGAAACTCTGAGGGTTACTCCTCCTATCTTTGGTAGCTTCAGAACGGCTATGAAAGATATCGAGTTTGGTGGATATCTCATTCCCAAAGGGTGGCAG ATATTTTGGGCTGCCCATATGACCCACATGAATGATAGTATATTCCCAGAACCATCCAAGTTTGATCCTAGTAGGTTTGAGAAGCAAGTACTTCCACCCTACTGCTTTGTTGGATTTGGAGGAGGACCTCGAATATGCCCAGGGTATGAGTTTGCCAGAATTGAAACCCTTATTGCTATGCACCATATGGTAACTCGATTCACTTGGAAGCTAACTGCAGATGATCAGTTCAGTAGGGATCCAATGCCAGTGCCTACTCAAGGACTACCCCTTGAAATCATGCCAAGAACACGATTGTAA